DNA from bacterium:
CGGCGCCGCTTCTTCGGCGAGAGACGGGCCCAGCTCGAGCGGTTGCTCGATACTCCTCTACTTTTATATTGGGGCCGCTGGGAAGGGCCCAGCATCCGCGCGCTGACGTTGGCGGAGGATTTTACGAGGCCGGCTTTTATTTTATGTGAACCGGGCGGCGCGACGACGGCGTTCGTGCAGCGAATCGAGGTCGACGAGTTGGCGCCGTTGTCCGACGACGTGGAGCTGGTCGCGTACGGCGGGGCCGCCGAGCTGGACGACGAGCTGGCGTCATATCTTAAGAAGTTCGACGACGTGGTGGTCGAAGTTTCGACGAATTTCCCCGCGCTCGACCGCCTGCCGCCGCGCTACGTCGGATTCCTCTCGTCGTTCGTGAATATAAGAGAGTGCGACGACGTGCTCGTACCGTTCCGGGCGGTTAAGTCCCCGCTCGAGCTCGCGTTGATGAAGCGAGCTTCCGACGCTACGCTGGCGGTTTTCGCGGAGCTCGAAGGCAAGGTCCGACCCGGCGCGGCGGAGGAGGACCTTATGAATTTCCTACTCCACCGCGCGATCGATGCCGGCGCCGCGCCCGCGTTTTACCCCATCGTGGCCTCCGGGCCCCGCTCGCAGTATCCCCATCCCCAGCGCCGCTCGAAAAAGAAGATAGAACCCGGCGAACGCGTCGTCGTCGACTACGGCGTCGACGTGTGGGGTTACAAGGCGGACGTTACGCGGACGTACGTCGCCGGCGGCGACGCGAGCGCGGACCCGTACTACGACATAAGCGCGGAACTGGTTGACCTCTTGCGCCGGGCCGACCTTAACGCGGTGACGCCGCTCGAGCTGGGCCGGGAGGTCGCGCGCAGGGTAAAGGACGCCGGCCTGAGCGACCGCGAGCGCCACGGTTACGGCCACGGGCTGGGCGTCGAAACCCACGACCCCCATCCGTACGTCGTCGCGACGGCCATGCCGTGGTTGGACCGCCCGTTCGAGGACGGGATGGTCTTTACGTTCGAGCCCGGCTTCTACGACGAGCGGGGAGGCTTTCGCATCGAGGACGACTACGTCGTATGGAAAGGTCGGGCGGTGCCGATGCAGGAGCTCGACGTTCCAGCGTAGTTTTAGCACGGAACGAGGAAGGGACGTGCGGTATAATGATGTCAGGGGTGGTTGAGAAGAGGATTGGGTAAGTAGGTAAATCCGTAGCCGGATATTTTTCGGGTACGGAGGAGGTTGGTTTTCGTAGGAAGAGGGATGTTACCTTCAGCGGGAAATACGTGGGTTCCTCTCGCGGCGGCCGTAGGTTGCGGCCTTGCCGCCGGGGTGGTATCGCTTCTCATCCGTCGCGAAACCGCGGCGGAAACGCGGACGCCCGCCAGGTTGGCGTGGTTTTTAGCGGGAACGTATTTCGTCGTTTTCGGCGCGTGGGCGGTAGGCCGTTTCTACAACCTCGAATACTGGGGGTCCGATCTTGGTGAATACGCCGGCCTCGTTTACAACACGGCGCGGGGTCGGTTTTTTACGCAGACGTTCGACGGTTTTCACGGGTACTTCGTCCATTTCGCGCCACTGCTCTTCGCGATATGCCCGTTGTCGTACGTTTTCCGCGAACCGGTTTATTTAGTCGTTATTATCGCGTTTTCGGCGGCCGCGAG
Protein-coding regions in this window:
- a CDS encoding Xaa-Pro peptidase family protein gives rise to the protein MDPVDIASFRRRFFGERRAQLERLLDTPLLLYWGRWEGPSIRALTLAEDFTRPAFILCEPGGATTAFVQRIEVDELAPLSDDVELVAYGGAAELDDELASYLKKFDDVVVEVSTNFPALDRLPPRYVGFLSSFVNIRECDDVLVPFRAVKSPLELALMKRASDATLAVFAELEGKVRPGAAEEDLMNFLLHRAIDAGAAPAFYPIVASGPRSQYPHPQRRSKKKIEPGERVVVDYGVDVWGYKADVTRTYVAGGDASADPYYDISAELVDLLRRADLNAVTPLELGREVARRVKDAGLSDRERHGYGHGLGVETHDPHPYVVATAMPWLDRPFEDGMVFTFEPGFYDERGGFRIEDDYVVWKGRAVPMQELDVPA